The DNA region CGTCTACATCCGCCACTGCACGCGTGGCATGCCGGGATACTCAGACACAAACTCCCGCCGCCGCGGCGGCGCTTTCGACGGATGCTCACGGCGCGGCGGCGGACTCGAAGACGCCGTCGTCGAGAGCTTCCCCGTCTTCGCTTACTCCTCCGTCAAAGAGTCGAAGATCGGATCCGGCGATCTCGAATGCGCGATTTGCCTCAACGAGTTAGAGGATCGCGAGACGGTCCGGTTGCTTCCGGTTTGCAACCACCTCTTCCACGTGGACTGCATCGACGCGTGGCTCTACTCCCACGCGACTTGTCCGGTTTGCAGATTCGATCTCGCCGCTAAACCGGTTAAAACCGGAGCGGAAGATAGAGCTCCGGTTAGCGATCACGTCGTGATTGATATCAGGGAGGCCGTTGAGGAAGAGAAAAGTCGCCACCAGATCGTCGGTAAGTTCCCGCGGTCGAATTCGACCGGTCATTCGATTGGGAGACTTGGTGGTGATGGCGCCGAGAGGTTTACTCTGCGGTTGCCGGAGGACGTGAGGAGGAGGATAATGGCGGCGAAAGGACGTAGGCTGAAACGAACGAGGAGCTTTGACGCTGATTTGATGGATAGCGGGTACGTGGTCGGGTCGGGCGGAAAATCGGAGCGGGTTAGCTGGGCGGATAGATGGGGTTTGTTTGTTTCAAAGTCAAACTCGGGTTCCGTTAGATCACCTAACGGCGGTTCGTTGACGTGAGGAAACGTTTATAGTTTTGCTTGCGTTAAGCACGCTCTGGAGTGGTAAGTGGTGAAATACTGTTTCTTTGATATACGATTGGTGGTGAATACTTTAAAATGTTAAACTGTTGATGAATATTTCATtgacttttagtttttttttcatttgttttgtaCACAAAAAGGGTCCAGCTTGTTTAGTAACTCGCTAAACAAGTTttctaaattttgtaaaaatgcttataatattttgattgattaatgAAGACATTGTTCTAAGTTATTATGTTATTGTGTTGGTTCTTCAAAATAGACGGGTTCCTAACTTGTCGCCTGAGAGAATGCATTTGGTGAAGTTTTGAGAATTTTGCgaagccaaaaaaaaatgaaattctgTTTAGTATTGAAAACATGATTTGCCAATTACACGAATATTTGACAAACTAATATGTTTTTACCAATTACATAAATGATTTGTCTGATGATATATATCAGTTATAGACTGTTAGTTAACATCATCACTATCATTTAAAAAGCTAGATCAGTGTTATTAAACGTTAGAATCCTCTATAATCCAATTAAAGTTTGTTAACCAATTAAAAGAACACAACCCGGCCCAGTCATCACCTACTGACCCAACCAGTATCTTTCttgatctttctctctctacccAGCCATTGATGGTTAccaattatttattagttttgtaGGCAAGTGGTTATAAATTATCATTCAGTCGGGGTATCATTTTGTTTACGTCCTAAATATGACCTTCATGATCTTATATGATGAGTTCTCCTTACCAACttcataactaaaatataaaatttaagtgTCTCTACCATGCGCCAGAAGCTAATGTTATGTCATacagtatttatattttatttcacgTTTCATAAACTATTATgacagaaaagaaaagaaaagaaaagagaagaaaacaaaaactattaCGAATGGGAAGAAGGAAAAGGTAATATACTAAAGTTTTTAATGGTCAAAGTGTTAAAAGAAaactgttaaaaaaaattttatctTTGTAGATCACCATCAATCCATCATCATCTAAAGTCTAAAGCTTTAATCAATGGGAAGAATCGCAAGCTTCGTAGATCTTGTCGGAATCATCAAAGACAAAGCATCTCAAAGCAAAGCAGCTCTCGTCTCATCAAACCCAACAACCAAATGATAAGTTTGGAGGAAACCGAACTAATGTAATAATTTCTCTCATCTTATTAACTTAGccaataaatttatttatacaaattacATAATTTGTCTAGCAAATTCTTTACAGAGTAGAATAGAAAATCTAACTTATACATTAATGATATATTTCATAATAGTTACATCCAAATATATTCCGGGCCATTCCGCAATCCCCGAGATCTACCAAATCTCTCTCTTTCCACCTCTCCTTCCTCCGTGCCACCACTCACGACCCTTCAACTCCGCCGGGAAACTGTCACCTCGAAGCTCTCCTCTACGACGGTACTGGCTCACGAGCCACCGCATCTTCCGCCGTTGAAGGTGCAATGAAGAGTCTTCACACAACCGGAGACGCCTGCGTCGCTGTCAGATCATTGATCATCGTCCACCACTTCGTCAAACATGGTCGCTTCATCCTCCAGGATCGGAGAAGACTACGTACCTTCGGTCAACAAGGTTTACACGAGACTCAACGAGTTTAAAGAACGGTCCAACACTTTGAGCTTCGGAGATAGGGTCGTGCTTGTATGTGGTTTGGAGAGGCTTGAGAGTTGTAAAGAAAGATTGTCTGAAATCAGTTGTGGGAATTGGAAGAGAGGTTGGCTCGATGGGTTCTGGGGTTTGGTTCGTGAGGTCAAGGACATGATTGGTGATTTAGAGGATTGTTGTGTGAAATTTGAGAAaactagttttcttttttttttttcaaaaaaaaaaagaaatttgagaAAACTATTGTTGGGATTGTGAGGAGAGAAAAAGGATATGAATCCGCCCGGTTTACTGATCGGTTATTAGTTACGGTGATACTGTTCGTTTTTCTTCCTGTAGATTTTCTAATGTTGATCGGTTTAATTATCCGGTATATAATTACTGATCGGTTAGTTATtggtttaatttggttttgatCCCAATTGTGTATAAGCACACTTGTTCTCTACGTTTCAATCTAATGATGGTTTATTTCACAATCTGTTATGATCACATTGAGAGTGTCTGAAAACTACTTTCAGAGATATTTCTAAGTCGGCCATTATAAAGTCAAAAGCCTACAgtgatttcatttttattagtgGGACAATGATGTAACAAGAACGATTGGAGTTACTTTCATTACACCCATCAGAGttataaagaatcaaaagacgagaaaaagaaacatcaaCAAAGTGGAAGTGAACACAAAATGTAttagagaaaacagagagattcGTCAAACCAaaggagagagatagagagtgTAATATACTCAACGCTCTCTTAAGCCAAAACGACGGCGTACAAGGCTCCGGCAATGACGGTGCTGACAAGGAAAGCTTTGTTAGTCAATGCTGAGTCAGCAATTGGTCCTTCAGGAGCCGGAGTTGGTGATGGAGTTGGTGTTGGTGTTGGGACTGATGGGCTTGGAACCATACCTTCTGGTTTTGGAGGAGAGGCGACAGGAGAAGTTTTAGGAGACTTTGTCGGTGATGAGACGGTGGGAGGAGTAGCCGGAGCTGGAGTTGGCTCGGTTACCATAACCGGTGGTGAAGCAACCGGTACCGGAGACGGTGGCTCAGCGGTTGGTGTAATAACAGGAGAAGGAGACTCTACGGGTGGGAAAAGCATAATGGGTGCTGGAGCCGGAGCTTGAGCGGTACAGGACGTGGCCAATATACCAAGAAAGATCAGAGCTTGCAATGTCTTAAGAGCTGCCATTGTTCTctctttcaattttcttttgttgtctgaagaaaagagagatagagaaaatGAGAAAGCTCTTGTCTTcgttggtggtggtggagaaatGAGGAAAAGGGTTTTGATATATAGAGCTAAGACGATTATACTTAATTCTACAAAAGACGTTCTAAGaatgattaatttaattaatatctGGGCATTTTAATCATGCAAGCACATACATAGCTACAACtcttatttatttgtttattgattTGGAATATCAAAACCAGTCGTCTTTACCAAGTCTCTTGAAGAATCGTCTACAGGGGGATCTTCACCAAACGAAATCATATATATGAATATGTTGAGTTGTAGATAACCATGTGTTAATATTAAAACTGGTAATTAGCTATTGTTGACAAGCTGTATGTAACTATTAACTATACATCCTGGTTTACCGTATCAATGCGGCTTGATCTATATTTGATTAATGGCTTAAGCTAAtcgagttttttctttttggtcatATATGTCATGGATTGAAGTTTACCGTGTAAAGGATCAACGAAACTTTCCAACTTAGCAGTATAATTAGACGAGTCACACGGAATTAAGAAAATCACATATTTTGTACCAACTGATATACTTCGAATAGTTTATTtactttttgtatatattaagtGTCAAGACCATGCGCAAATCGCAATTTACTTGGTTCCCACTAAGGTTACGATGAGGCTGACAAGCAACTCTTAATTATCTGTGAATgatcatctatattattaacaGGAAAATGCTGATGATATTTTCACAATAAgataatcttttaaaatttgcaTTTGGGGTTCAAGCCGGTGCCATGTCTGAGTACACCCGATAGCATTCTTTTGTAAAAGTTCtccaaatcatatatatattgtaggatataattattaattaatatttgtttgatGATATCGTAGCAACAACTCAAATTTATATGGCAGTAAAagaaaattgtgtgttttcttCTTACCATCTCAATGAACAATGTAATATGTATGCAGAATCCTTATTGCACTCTTGCTTAATTAGGATAAATATTCGAAACATATAGATATCAGCAGATAGTCATATAAATCCAGGCCAATCAATCTGTTTTACCATTTCCATCTAAGTTCTTGAGCCCTTGTTGGATTCTTCAACTTCTCCTTTCTTGTTTTATGTTCACCAGCTTCACACTTCTTTCTGTTAACCAGATTCTCTGCTTTTTTCATCTTGTCATTGTCTACTTCCTTCTTCCTCTCAGTGATTTCAATCTTGGTATCTCCTTCCATCTTTATGCTTATGTTCACTTCCAATACTCTCTTGCTCTTTCTCATGGAAACATCCAACGACTCTTCTCTTTCCCTTCTTTGTTCATACAGCCTGCGCAGCTTGAGAGCCAGATTGTAGATCCCATCCTTGAACTCTCCTTCCAAATTTCTTTCTATTTCCATTTCAAGCTCATCACgaatcctctcttcttctttggaCAATAAGAGTCTTCTCTCCTCCTACAATGATACTTATAAAAACATTAGCTAACTGCTAGTTTTCTTTCCATCAATAAGGTTACATTACATGCATGTGTCATGGtgtgtaaatatattttcactTACCTTCTGTTGGTCCATGACTTCACAATTTTAtgtctctctttcttttatgATGCGGTCCCTTGTGTCTAGTTCTTTTTTTCTCACTTGATTTGTAAATGGGGTTATAAAACCGTGTCGTTTTTAATATTGACATTTGTCTTGGTGGGTCGCTGTGGGCTCCGTAGTTGGTGGTCCAATTAAGACATGTCAAAGTTTGTAAGCATTTCCTAATAACAGGGCTTTAAGTGACCCATTAACTAAACAACCACTGAAGCATTGTGGAGCCGAACATCTTTAAGTGCAGAATCTAAAGACTAAAGTGAAGCTTATGTCtgtctttttaatatattggtGAGAATAGTTCTTTACTTATAAGGCTGCTATGGATTGCTTTCAAGTATTTCTacctgaaaaataaagaagagaatttacatgtttgaaattttgaatCAAGACACATGCTATTCTTCTATATAACCTTTGTATGACAAAAACAATTTGCTTCCTTCAAGGCTTCAACTATTTGTTTTCAAATGACTTGATTAGGATAAGTAAACATTTAAATGaacaaatttcattttttatttgttgttatctcaagaaaataaaaaattgactAAGTGTAATTAAAACAATCTTCTTAGAAGAAAATTAAGAATTTAAgttttacaattatttaaatgaataaaactaatgattaaatcacttataattttataaagaattGTACCATTACTTGCATCATGTGGAATATCCCTTGTAAGATATTCTTATGTTGTCTAcataattgtttaataaataCTCGGGACTTAAAACATGAATTTTCTGTGATCTGTAAGAAATTATATAGTTTGAGATTCGAATCCTAAAAATGTGTGTAGGCTTGGCTCTTGGCGACTTCAAGTCTGCACGCCTTTTCTGCAAATCTCTTTGCGTTCCTTTCACGAAGTCCGAGAAGGATATTCTCACCAGCAACCGCATCCGTCTTCCTtgagtttctctctctctctctctctctctctctctctctctcNNNNNNNNNNNNNNNNNNNNNNNNNNNNNNNNNNNNNNNNNNNNNNNNNNNNNNNNNNNNNNNNNNNNNNNNNNNNNNNNNNNNNNNNNNNNNNNNNNNNctctctctctctctctctctctccctctctgaTCACGATATTGTTTAAAAACTTTTGTATTGCTTTGGGTTTAGAATtgctactattatttttataatctcttcattcatattattttacttGTTTTTGCTTCTTAATCAATTTAATCACATACCATGTTATATATCCACATTGTTTCTTAAGTTAGCTAAAAATGATTTCCCACTGATAATgattaaataacattttatttttatgttgtttttcTTGCTACAATGCTACTCAATGAAATACGACACAAAGGCAACAAATGATTGTGCTGATCTTgtcgaaaaaaaaaagattgtgctGATCTTTAACCAAGAAAGCAATTTCAAATAGTATACGATGTATGTTGTTCCATTACTGTGTATTTTTATTAGATCGTTttgtaaacatatataataatatttaaatgctttttgaaaaaaaaaataatgaaataataataataatattactgGGAATTTATGTTGTTTTATTGGAATAGAGATCGACAGTGAGTTACGTGACACTCTCACGTACATATTCATTTGTCCATAGTATACTAGGGTcagcccgccctacgggcggattatattttatttttgtgatctaaattattatttttgtatgattaATTGTTATAGTTATTTTTTGTTGTAATCAAATGATTTTGGTGAAAGTATTCTTTTTCTTAAATTGTGCAAgtactaaaacatcaaataatatatttttataatatattttcttgtgcttataatatattttttataatcataataaTTATAGCTAACTTATATATTCATTGTTTTCAGTAAAATAAACCGTATctcatatttaaaaaagaaatttcatacaaatagttaaaacaGCTCTTATGAAAAATGTTGCATGCATTACAAAAATACCAAAACttctatgaaaatattattattgaatatactattttaatataaacaaaacaatatattgcAATTTAACtatagttaaaatattattctagAATAAAACTCAGTGTAAAAGATAATCAAGATATTCTCAATAGATATGGTTGAGGTACGTTAGATTTCTGGTTAGTGAATATTGTTCTCAATAGATATTGTTGAGGTACGTTAGATTTCCGGTGAGTGAATTTTGTCATGGTAATCCCACCAGAGACAGAATTGTTAATCTGCTAATGTGAGCGTACTTTATAGAACAGTCTATTTATAGGGGTTCAAGTCATGGTTTTGTTGCTAAAAGCTGCAATGGTCAAGTCCTattaaaaaaagagatgaatgaGCTGAGCTGCATCTTAATCAATTAACATCAATGTGTAGGAATCTCTATTCCATATAGGGGTCACTATTTACATTAAACTTGTTTTCTCTTCATTCCATTTCAGAATCTCCATAGCTAACTTGAGAGATGAATAGGTGCCATAGCTAACTTGAGCACACTCTTGCTCCAAGAAATATACAGCTTTTTCCGGTCAATGAAGAGTAACCCACTTAAACTTAACTGCCATGTAATGGAACGCTAGCTGAACCAAAGTGGGGATACCACTGTTGAAACGGTGGCGACTGACCACGTGATTATAGGTTCTGGAACTCATAGGACGTAAAAAGTGTTACATCCCTTCCACCATGTGGAAACTTTTTGAATTCTGAGAATGATAGATTCTTATCACATAAGGTTTTCAATATACTACTACATAAGATAAAAAGATAGTGGTACTTAAAACTATACAgggtaaatatttatatcttgGAGAAAGATTACTGGAATCAAAACTTTCTTAATATTACTACATATATTTACTCGAACCGTTATAGCTTGGCTCACAGATGGCACCTTCTTTCATCAGGTGCTTCAAAGTTTTGAGTCAATGAGTCCCGGTAGTATCTTGGACCAAGGTGGACCGTAAAAATTAGGAAACTTCCTTGAAGAACGACTTACTTGGTTCACCCTGTCGATCACAAAAAAAGAGATATAAGGGTCGAGTCAATGCAGAATCAAAAGCCTTGAGTGAAATCATATAAATCCAAGAGTATAATCTAACTCGATAAACATGCAAGAATATTCTCTCTTATAGGTAAAAGTATTGCATAATATAGAATGTTAATATTTGCGAAGTGGTTTAGGTAAAGTACAGAACTTTATAGAACTCATTGTGATGAGAACCGCTCCAAAAGGTTTTCAAAG from Raphanus sativus cultivar WK10039 chromosome 8, ASM80110v3, whole genome shotgun sequence includes:
- the LOC108821181 gene encoding RING-H2 finger protein ATL32-like, which gives rise to MARVQCLISHRWIVFQLITVLLHVANAQSPSPPSQHELQQQSPAPSKTTVFAVLVTSFFFFGLLSVYIRHCTRGMPGYSDTNSRRRGGAFDGCSRRGGGLEDAVVESFPVFAYSSVKESKIGSGDLECAICLNELEDRETVRLLPVCNHLFHVDCIDAWLYSHATCPVCRFDLAAKPVKTGAEDRAPVSDHVVIDIREAVEEEKSRHQIVGKFPRSNSTGHSIGRLGGDGAERFTLRLPEDVRRRIMAAKGRRLKRTRSFDADLMDSGYVVGSGGKSERVSWADRWGLFVSKSNSGSVRSPNGGSLT
- the LOC108820968 gene encoding classical arabinogalactan protein 3-like translates to MAALKTLQALIFLGILATSCTAQAPAPAPIMLFPPVESPSPVITPTAEPPSPVPVASPPVMVTEPTPAPATPPTVSSPTKSPKTSPVASPPKPEGMVPSPSVPTPTPTPSPTPAPEGPIADSALTNKAFLVSTVIAGALYAVVLA
- the LOC108821348 gene encoding uncharacterized protein LOC108821348; protein product: MDQQKEERRLLLSKEEERIRDELEMEIERNLEGEFKDGIYNLALKLRRLYEQRREREESLDVSMRKSKRVLEVNISIKMEGDTKIEITERKKEVDNDKMKKAENLVNRKKCEAGEHKTRKEKLKNPTRAQELRWKW